TACCGAAAAAGAGAGTAAATAAAAGCCTTCTCTCGCTTCTCAATGACGCTTGTAAGTACTCTGCATACAGTGAGTACTCAATGCCTAGCGGGTTTCTGAGAAGAAAGGGGCCAAACAGTTGTGAGACCACTGCAAAAGGTGATGGATTGCAGAAGGAGACACAAGGCAGCGATATTAGCTCCAGTTCCATTTCAGTTGCTGTGCGGAAACAGAGACCAGCCAGTAAGAAGCGACAAGCGGAGCTATTGAACAATGGTTCAAACGAGAATCTTCAGGAAGCAGCTACCAAGAAGAGGCCCTCACGAATCAAAAAGGCGAGTCATCAAAACAAGCGTTCCTTTAAACTCGTCTCCGAGACCGCACATACGCCAGAGGTTTCAATGGGCCTCCAACCGGACGTTACCAGCTCACAAAATGATTTAATGGACCACGGAATCTTGCGTAAAGAATTAGTGGTTTCACAGCGAGCCAACTCTTTCATAGAAGACCCAATTGAGCATTTCACTTGCCGGCGCGATTTGTTCGACTCCGACGCTTTGCAGAGCAAGGAAATGTTTGAGGACGAGCTAATTCATTCTCGTTCATTAAGCGATCCCCCACACGTAAACCCAAATGTGGTAAAGTTACGGTCGATATTGTATCCCGattatgaagaagaatacATCGTTGATTTCAGTACGGATCTTTCGAAGTACAACCCAATGAGCGAGATTGGGCGAATAATTGAATACACCCTGCAAATCTATGTCCCTACAAAATTTGCCAATCAATTGCGTAAGAAGGTGGTTCAGCCGCTCAACAAGGCATTTGAtgaacaaaatcaaaaaggttTTATTCAGGCTGTTGAAGCGTTTAACGAACTTGTAAAAAAAATACCTAGAGCAGACATTGTCGAGCGCTTGCGTCGCACTAAAGCAGTCCCCACATCCTTTTTCCACAGCCTACTGCACATGGTGTATGTTAGAACTATTCATCCGAAGGCGAGATCACTCAAAGAGTACCGAGCTTTCAGTAATAATGTGTACGGTGAATTActtccaaactttttgaccGCTGCTTATGCACAATGTGGCCTGAAGCCTGGTGATATTTTCATGGATCTCGGCTCAGGTGTGGGCAACTGCGTTTTGCAGGCAGCATTAGAGTTTGGATGCAGTTTAAGCTTCGGTTGTGAGCTCATGCCCAGTGCCAGTGATCTGACGACGACACAGGAATCGGAACTACAGAGAAGGTGCAGACTCTGGGGGCTAAAGCTGTGTCCTACCCAATTTTCATTGCGGACAAGTTTCGTCAATAATTCAACTGTTGATGAGCTACTTCCAAAATGCGATGTGCTGCTCATCAACAATTTCATATTTGACGCGAAGCTCAATCTGCAGATCCAGAAACTTATTCAAGTTCTAAAACCAGGCTGCAAAGTCATAAGCTTAAAAAACCTCAGGCCCTTTGGATATACGATAAACTTCGACGATGTGGGCAACATCATGAACCGTCTCACTGTCAAGAAATACGACCTCCCGGAAAACAGCGTTTCTTGGACACATCGCGGCGGTGAGTATTATATCTCCACAGTAGGAGAAGACATTGACGAGTCCATTTTCACGACTCACTCGAAGGGCCGTGTAAGGATGGGGAGGAGGGTCAAGTACAcacgttgaaaaatatgACCGTGTCAAGTATTTACATATGATACAACCACCAAGCGTAACTCGGAGAAAAGCGAAGGCGTAAAGGTGAAGAATGTAGATTATAGAGTCCGGAAGAGTTGACGATGTGGCGGGAGCAGTCCTGGGAAATCCTCATGAGGGCCGTTGCCTATTCGGGACGCTTACTGGAGGCCGTGTTCCTGGCCAGTCAGCAGGGTGAACACTGGcgcttgaagcttttctctacccttcaaaaagtccaaTTCCATAAAGAAGGCGTACTCGAGCAAATTAGCgccaagcttctcaatcaaCTCACCAGCGGCCAAAGCAGAGCCACCAGTCGCGATGATGTCATCCATAATCACGACATTTGAGCCTTCTGGAATAGACTCGACTTGGATGTCAAAAACGTCACTGCCATATTCTTTGACGTACGTGGCGTGGAGGCACTCGCCTGGAAGCTTGCCTTGTTTTCTCACAGGCACGAAACCAGCACCTATTTCCAAGGCTACAGCAGGGCCAAATAGGAAACCGCGTGCTTCTAGAGCCACAATGTAGTCGATTTTA
The Lachancea thermotolerans CBS 6340 chromosome G complete sequence genome window above contains:
- the DOT1 gene encoding histone methyltransferase DOT1 (similar to uniprot|Q04089 YDR440W Saccharomyces cerevisiae DOT1 Nucleosomal histone H3-Lys79 methylase) codes for the protein MSIETSFETGSAKPDEASSLPVASPSKDGGRTTSHVPKKRVNKSLLSLLNDACKYSAYSEYSMPSGFLRRKGPNSCETTAKGDGLQKETQGSDISSSSISVAVRKQRPASKKRQAELLNNGSNENLQEAATKKRPSRIKKASHQNKRSFKLVSETAHTPEVSMGLQPDVTSSQNDLMDHGILRKELVVSQRANSFIEDPIEHFTCRRDLFDSDALQSKEMFEDELIHSRSLSDPPHVNPNVVKLRSILYPDYEEEYIVDFSTDLSKYNPMSEIGRIIEYTLQIYVPTKFANQLRKKVVQPLNKAFDEQNQKGFIQAVEAFNELVKKIPRADIVERLRRTKAVPTSFFHSLLHMVYVRTIHPKARSLKEYRAFSNNVYGELLPNFLTAAYAQCGLKPGDIFMDLGSGVGNCVLQAALEFGCSLSFGCELMPSASDLTTTQESELQRRCRLWGLKLCPTQFSLRTSFVNNSTVDELLPKCDVLLINNFIFDAKLNLQIQKLIQVLKPGCKVISLKNLRPFGYTINFDDVGNIMNRLTVKKYDLPENSVSWTHRGGEYYISTVGEDIDESIFTTHSKGRVRMGRRVKYTR
- the APT2 gene encoding adenine phosphoribosyltransferase APT2 (highly similar to uniprot|P49435 YML022W Saccharomyces cerevisiae APT1 Adenine phosphoribosyltransferase), which encodes MPNSSVAQELRSALHQYPNFPSKGILFEDFLPIFRSPQLFGKLVKAFKTHFEEKFAGVKIDYIVALEARGFLFGPAVALEIGAGFVPVRKQGKLPGECLHATYVKEYGSDVFDIQVESIPEGSNVVIMDDIIATGGSALAAGELIEKLGANLLEYAFFMELDFLKGREKLQAPVFTLLTGQEHGLQ